The following proteins come from a genomic window of Panthera leo isolate Ple1 chromosome E2, P.leo_Ple1_pat1.1, whole genome shotgun sequence:
- the SPACA4 gene encoding sperm acrosome membrane-associated protein 4 translates to MVPGWLLLLAMALPPGATGAKDCVFCELTDSTQCPGTHMRCGEDEDCFTGQGVAPGLGPIINKGCVQSTSCGHEEPVTYMGVTYTLTTTCCSGHMCNRAPGPESGQLEGVTAAGLALGLLLFPHLL, encoded by the coding sequence ATGGTCCCCGGCTGGCTGCTGCTTCTGGCGATGGCTCTGCCCCCGGGTGCCACGGGCGCCAAGGACTGTGTGTTCTGTGAGCTGACCGACTCCACGCAGTGCCCCGGGACCCACATGCGCTGTGGCGAAGACGAGGACTGTTTCACGGGCCAGGGGGTGGCCCCGGGGCTCGGCCCCATCATCAACAAAGGCTGCGTGCAGTCCACTTCCTGCGGCCACGAGGAGCCCGTCACCTACATGGGCGTCACCTACACCCTCACCACCACCTGCTGCTCTGGCCACATGTGTAACAGGGCCCCCGGTCCCGAAAGCGGCCAGCTGGAAGGGGTCACCGCCGCCGGCCTGGCCCTGGGCCTGCTGCTGTTCCCACATTTGCTGTGA